In Haloplanus rubicundus, one DNA window encodes the following:
- a CDS encoding DUF4352 domain-containing protein gives MERRNVLTACGTVLTGMLAGCSGGGGGDATPTGTEAADPTTTETEAPTATETETPEPTATETEAPTATEAASSLDGPTHDVGESFTVGSDNEAIGYRIVDFFRADRVGSSANNSTANGTYLIVVLDLTNPRDSALSFPNNNFLVWNEEQILYLDDGATPQIGNDDRIDIEPIGTATVLSGNTKTGAVVFDVDPDRNYWIRVTPTGDSGETHYVPVGLASEIQELQSSLT, from the coding sequence ATGGAACGTCGAAACGTGTTGACAGCGTGCGGGACGGTTCTCACAGGGATGCTCGCTGGCTGTAGCGGTGGCGGTGGCGGAGACGCGACGCCGACGGGAACGGAGGCGGCGGACCCGACGACGACGGAAACCGAGGCGCCGACCGCCACCGAGACGGAGACGCCGGAGCCGACGGCGACCGAAACAGAGGCACCGACCGCCACCGAGGCGGCGTCCAGTCTCGACGGGCCGACCCATGACGTCGGGGAGTCGTTCACCGTCGGCAGCGACAACGAGGCCATCGGCTACCGGATCGTCGACTTTTTCCGCGCCGACCGGGTCGGCAGCAGCGCGAACAACTCCACCGCTAACGGCACGTACTTGATCGTCGTTCTCGACCTGACCAACCCGCGGGACTCCGCACTCTCGTTCCCGAACAACAACTTCCTCGTCTGGAACGAGGAGCAGATCCTCTATCTCGACGATGGGGCGACGCCACAGATCGGCAACGACGACCGGATCGACATCGAACCGATTGGCACGGCGACCGTCCTCTCAGGCAACACCAAGACCGGCGCCGTCGTGTTCGACGTAGATCCCGACCGAAACTACTGGATTCGAGTCACCCCGACCGGCGACTCGGGCGAGACCCACTACGTACCCGTCGGCCTCGCCTCCGAGATCCAGGAACTTCAGAGTTCGCTGACGTAA
- a CDS encoding RNA-guided endonuclease InsQ/TnpB family protein — MHIHRTYRAKIFNHSQVAEMLDRHGWSASKLWNVANYHSRQEWHETGEIPDDSDLKRELKTHPKYKGLHSQSSQRVLEELAEAFNSWYGKRKNDSRSNPPGYRKKNYYDQEGRRAHEEHPRSTVAWKQKGIRHDTKNNRVRLSKGANHKEHPRAWEYILVEYETRPGVTVENLQQVRAVYDKAKGRWELHLVCKHKVDTPDAPGDETAGVDLGICNFAAVAYSTEEADLYPGNRLKQDGYYFPKEMAKCDDSGGQEATRLHAKWSERRTHFFHSLAKHIVERCIENGVGRINIGKLAGVREDEDGDSKNWGRHGNLDLHGWAFDRFTKILTYKAKIEGIEVVDVSERDTSKTCCVCGREDDSQRVERGLYVCESCDSAFNADVNGAENVRLNLNQSNSESSTSLDEDRSTGWLAQPAVYLHDLSSGFQPQAQVVDCKP; from the coding sequence TTGCACATCCACCGCACCTACCGAGCGAAAATCTTCAACCATAGCCAAGTGGCTGAGATGCTCGACCGGCACGGATGGAGTGCATCGAAGCTCTGGAACGTTGCAAACTACCACTCTCGACAAGAGTGGCATGAAACGGGCGAGATTCCCGACGATTCGGACTTGAAACGCGAGTTGAAGACTCATCCAAAATACAAAGGACTACATTCTCAGTCCAGTCAGCGCGTTCTGGAAGAACTCGCTGAAGCCTTCAACTCGTGGTACGGCAAACGCAAGAACGACTCTCGTTCGAACCCGCCCGGCTACCGCAAGAAAAACTACTACGACCAAGAAGGCCGTCGCGCCCACGAAGAACACCCCCGTAGCACGGTGGCGTGGAAGCAGAAAGGTATCCGTCACGACACCAAGAACAACCGCGTCCGACTGTCGAAAGGCGCGAATCACAAGGAACACCCCCGAGCATGGGAATACATCCTTGTCGAGTACGAAACGCGCCCCGGCGTCACCGTTGAGAACCTGCAACAGGTCAGGGCCGTCTACGACAAGGCAAAAGGACGCTGGGAACTTCATCTTGTATGCAAACACAAAGTGGATACTCCTGACGCGCCCGGTGATGAGACGGCGGGTGTTGACCTCGGTATCTGCAACTTCGCGGCTGTCGCGTACAGTACCGAGGAAGCCGACCTGTACCCCGGCAACCGCCTGAAGCAAGATGGGTACTACTTCCCGAAAGAAATGGCTAAGTGTGACGATTCAGGTGGCCAAGAAGCCACTCGTCTCCACGCGAAGTGGTCGGAGCGGCGCACCCACTTCTTCCACAGCCTCGCTAAACACATCGTTGAGCGATGTATCGAGAACGGTGTTGGGCGTATCAACATCGGAAAACTCGCTGGTGTCCGCGAAGACGAGGACGGCGACTCGAAGAACTGGGGTCGCCACGGCAACCTCGACCTGCACGGGTGGGCGTTCGACCGCTTCACTAAGATACTCACGTACAAAGCGAAAATCGAAGGGATTGAAGTCGTAGACGTGTCTGAACGCGACACGAGCAAAACGTGTTGCGTGTGCGGTAGGGAAGACGATAGCCAGCGCGTTGAACGTGGCTTGTACGTCTGTGAGTCGTGTGATTCGGCGTTCAACGCTGACGTGAATGGGGCGGAGAATGTCCGTCTCAACTTGAATCAAAGTAACTCCGAGTCTTCGACCAGTTTGGACGAGGATAGGAGTACCGGCTGGTTGGCACAGCCAGCAGTCTACCTTCACGACTTGTCCAGCGGATTCCAACCGCAGGCACAAGTGGTAGACTGCAAACCCTAA
- a CDS encoding RNA-guided endonuclease InsQ/TnpB family protein, with protein sequence MLETTRTYVARITNHQQVRDDLDQCGFSASKLWNVGRYYIQGRWDEDGEIPDEAELKSELKDHERYSDLHSQSSQRVLEELAEAFTGWYNSDDANNPPGYRKRGDRHPRSTVTWKKRAIKHDDKHGQLRLSKGFNLKESRSDFILAEYETRPDVEVENIQQVRAVWNGDEWDLHLVCKKEIPVENAPGDKMAGIDLGISNYLTIDYEDGTSELYPGNVLKEDKHYFTREEYQTEGENGPSKRARKARKKLSRRKDHFLHTLSNHLVERCVEEGVGRIAVGDLSDIREDDNGDSRNWGGSGNKKLHGWEFDRFTRLLEYKAEEHGILIDRVDEENTSKTCSCCGQIRDSNRVERGLYVCSSCETTMNADVNGAVNIRRKITQSPPTGDMSNGCLAQPGVFLFDRESGSFNTREQGDCKP encoded by the coding sequence ATGCTGGAGACAACCCGCACCTACGTCGCACGCATCACGAACCACCAACAGGTTCGTGACGACCTCGACCAGTGCGGGTTCTCTGCATCTAAACTGTGGAACGTCGGACGCTACTACATCCAAGGCCGGTGGGACGAAGATGGCGAGATACCCGATGAAGCCGAACTGAAATCGGAGTTGAAAGACCACGAACGCTACAGTGACCTGCATTCTCAGTCAAGTCAGCGAGTTCTCGAAGAACTTGCTGAGGCGTTCACCGGCTGGTACAACTCTGACGACGCCAACAACCCACCGGGCTACCGGAAACGTGGCGACCGACACCCTCGCTCCACCGTCACGTGGAAGAAACGAGCCATCAAGCACGACGACAAACATGGCCAACTTCGCCTCTCGAAAGGGTTCAACCTGAAAGAGAGTCGGTCTGACTTCATCCTTGCAGAGTACGAAACCCGTCCCGACGTAGAAGTCGAGAACATCCAGCAGGTGCGTGCCGTCTGGAACGGCGACGAGTGGGATCTACACCTCGTCTGCAAGAAAGAAATTCCAGTCGAAAACGCACCGGGTGACAAAATGGCGGGGATCGATCTCGGTATCAGCAACTACCTCACCATCGACTACGAAGATGGCACGAGCGAGCTGTATCCGGGGAACGTGCTGAAAGAGGACAAACACTACTTTACCCGCGAGGAGTACCAGACTGAAGGCGAGAACGGGCCGTCGAAGCGTGCGCGGAAGGCCCGGAAAAAGCTCTCTCGACGCAAAGACCACTTCCTCCACACCCTCTCGAACCACCTCGTTGAGAGGTGTGTCGAAGAAGGTGTGGGGAGGATTGCGGTTGGCGACCTTAGCGACATCCGCGAAGACGATAACGGTGACTCGCGGAACTGGGGTGGGTCGGGGAACAAAAAACTCCACGGATGGGAGTTCGACCGTTTTACCCGTCTCCTCGAATACAAAGCCGAAGAACACGGTATTCTCATTGACCGTGTGGACGAGGAGAACACGAGCAAGACGTGTTCGTGTTGCGGACAGATTCGGGATAGCAACCGAGTGGAGCGCGGTCTATACGTCTGTTCGTCGTGCGAAACGACGATGAACGCAGACGTGAACGGCGCGGTGAATATTCGCAGAAAGATAACTCAGAGTCCCCCGACGGGGGATATGAGTAACGGCTGTTTGGCACAGCCCGGAGTCTTCCTGTTCGACCGCGAGAGCGGGTCGTTCAATACCAGAGAGCAGGGAGACTGCAAACCCTAA
- a CDS encoding HalOD1 output domain-containing protein yields the protein MAGSNLALSAECTPVRELHPELEKTPPSVAIVEAIAKLEDVDPTSLPPIYESVDSTALDQLIGKDRAEAGSTLVVCFDYQGWNVFVRGDGSIVIGDPAGVGESAPLF from the coding sequence ATGGCCGGTTCCAACCTGGCGCTGTCGGCTGAATGTACACCAGTCCGCGAGTTACATCCCGAACTGGAGAAGACACCTCCGTCGGTCGCCATCGTGGAAGCCATCGCGAAGCTCGAAGACGTTGATCCTACATCACTTCCTCCAATATACGAGTCCGTGGATTCCACTGCACTAGACCAACTCATCGGAAAGGACAGGGCTGAAGCTGGGTCCACCCTTGTCGTCTGTTTCGACTATCAGGGGTGGAACGTCTTCGTTCGCGGTGACGGGTCTATCGTTATCGGTGACCCTGCCGGGGTGGGAGAATCGGCGCCTTTGTTCTGA
- a CDS encoding carboxypeptidase regulatory-like domain-containing protein, which yields MLAPPVSGYTSATLEPKSQHTSKIQKEKTDFIKNEPHVRYDSENAKNRRDRNISDESIEEDNRTLPPAPIPPRNGTKNATDNGSGVHSYNLRTNQTDRESQNNTTLFRTGSTNNSTRYAGADFGAATVNNSGENEANLQPKDASTAPDGVRNLIRNTQKYPWSGIVLLRIDADGNGIYDYFCSGSLVDDNHVLTAGHCAYLYGEQGNSIGWAKDIVVIPGANSPDQYKQPFGIAKVEYAQTYSEWSNNRDYRYDMALLTLDRDIGDLTGGFGYTTADANSSVYRTSAHATGFPAVPPSNSIPSLTMWDHVDSGAGVTYCRVSQSCLGHEYWMITTAGQSGGPVWQYRELNNSTDGAYILSIISHGFISPNRPNVGTRITHDRFDDLGSWIKRGNEIIKVDNRPELAVLDPIESDNIDVKGYSPSTITAGNDILKLRQVVKNKGPKTTGCFAVSFRVSSDSEITADDPELANATVCSLAPNQRVTVSANVSVDRPSGDYYVGVIVDPDDEINEYDLYENVQIYDEQLTIEQGKRESIHGLVYDENGTPIEEAEIKAVNLDTGETVARTETGSEGEYTIEVAANNEYQIEATADGYDRSSAIVNVSKNKTSSANLVLTEISEAGLPTKPGEPDFVDVLQVIDAYNTGRTYNGVQVEFIDVLEVIAAYNAG from the coding sequence GTGCTTGCGCCCCCTGTTTCTGGGTATACCTCTGCTACGCTTGAGCCGAAATCTCAGCATACATCAAAAATACAGAAAGAAAAAACAGACTTCATAAAAAACGAACCACATGTGCGATATGATTCAGAAAATGCAAAAAATAGACGTGACAGAAATATTAGTGACGAAAGTATAGAAGAGGACAATAGGACTCTTCCACCTGCTCCGATTCCTCCCCGGAACGGAACAAAAAATGCGACTGACAATGGAAGCGGTGTTCATTCATACAATCTAAGAACAAACCAAACCGACCGTGAATCGCAGAATAATACCACTCTATTCCGAACGGGATCAACTAACAATTCAACACGATATGCAGGGGCAGATTTCGGGGCAGCAACTGTCAACAATTCCGGCGAGAATGAGGCCAATTTACAACCAAAAGACGCTAGTACAGCTCCTGACGGCGTCAGAAATTTGATTAGAAACACCCAAAAATATCCTTGGAGTGGGATAGTTTTACTCCGTATTGATGCTGATGGCAATGGTATATATGATTATTTTTGTTCTGGATCACTAGTTGACGATAATCACGTACTGACAGCAGGCCACTGCGCGTATCTATACGGCGAACAAGGAAACTCCATTGGATGGGCAAAGGATATTGTTGTTATACCGGGTGCGAACTCCCCCGATCAATATAAACAACCGTTTGGGATTGCAAAAGTTGAATACGCGCAGACATATTCTGAATGGAGTAATAATCGTGATTACAGATACGATATGGCGCTATTAACGCTTGACCGGGATATCGGCGATCTAACGGGCGGATTTGGTTATACAACAGCTGATGCAAACAGTAGTGTGTACCGCACTTCCGCTCACGCAACGGGGTTCCCGGCGGTTCCGCCATCTAACTCCATCCCAAGCCTAACTATGTGGGATCATGTTGATTCTGGAGCGGGGGTGACCTATTGTAGGGTCTCTCAGTCATGTTTAGGCCATGAATATTGGATGATCACTACTGCGGGTCAAAGCGGGGGCCCTGTATGGCAGTATAGAGAGCTGAACAATTCAACCGATGGTGCTTATATTCTATCGATCATCAGCCACGGTTTCATAAGTCCAAACAGACCCAACGTTGGGACCCGCATTACTCACGACCGATTTGATGACCTCGGCTCTTGGATTAAACGGGGTAATGAAATAATCAAAGTAGACAATAGACCAGAGTTGGCTGTTTTGGACCCTATCGAATCCGACAATATAGATGTCAAAGGATATTCGCCGTCAACAATCACAGCTGGCAATGATATATTAAAACTACGACAAGTGGTTAAAAATAAAGGCCCAAAAACAACAGGATGCTTTGCGGTCTCATTTCGCGTTTCATCTGATTCTGAAATCACAGCTGATGATCCTGAATTAGCCAATGCTACGGTCTGCTCGCTCGCTCCTAATCAACGTGTAACGGTATCTGCGAACGTGTCCGTTGATCGTCCATCAGGAGATTACTACGTCGGCGTGATTGTAGATCCAGATGACGAAATTAATGAGTATGATTTATATGAAAATGTCCAGATATACGATGAACAATTAACTATTGAACAAGGTAAAAGGGAATCCATTCACGGTTTAGTTTATGATGAGAATGGAACTCCGATTGAAGAGGCTGAAATAAAGGCGGTAAATTTGGATACAGGAGAGACAGTAGCTCGAACGGAGACGGGATCAGAGGGAGAATATACAATTGAGGTCGCAGCTAATAACGAATATCAAATAGAAGCAACCGCAGATGGATACGACCGTAGTTCCGCCATCGTCAATGTCTCTAAGAATAAAACAAGTTCTGCCAACCTTGTTCTCACAGAGATCTCAGAAGCTGGTCTTCCCACGAAGCCGGGCGAGCCTGATTTTGTTGACGTATTACAAGTGATTGATGCTTATAATACTGGAAGGACATACAATGGTGTCCAGGTGGAGTTTATCGATGTCTTGGAAGTGATTGCAGCATATAATGCTGGGTAA
- a CDS encoding outer membrane protein assembly factor BamB family protein, producing MLDDNSKGQKGKKCDIMTNTSSISSLGRRTLLKFAGASAVVGTAGLSSAQSGSADGGSREWTFSTDGAVQSSPTVVDGVVYVGSDDEKLYALDAADGTERWQFNTGGPIYSSPAVVEDTVCIASEAGTVFAINTEDGTQKWKFETGHDINSSPTVAGGTIYIGSGDKNVYALSASDGSEQWETPFSTGGVVDSSPTVVDGTVYIGSSDNHVYAIDAAEGTEQWRFSTGHSVISSPTVANGTVYVGSYDRNFYAITDGSQKWKTDMDSSVYTSPTVTDGSVYAADYSFGTLFELDTETGDRTPIAPDKTSNPLMSSPTVADGVIYIGDGDGMIYAFDPDAKSLDQVTQWQFETGDVIESSPTVVDGTVYVGSNDGSVYALNAGVSGASSGTRVNLGTLGHHFKAAKSDSSGTPTPEISLDRDSLQFGATLVGSQPKKKFTITNTGESEVTISPKVTEETSFIQDSWIVEKFESNVPPFAIPAGETVPVTLKLDATKAFERLGSDATFSIPFHADGQEVASLSVEVPIIGSPDTLTKMSTAATRTAAMFSEREQYEEAFVDAMNMYKSIAKITYELAGKDYQDALSALFDLREYWRGYRESLLISGAIEEFSASNTYKTAYEDAAGQFEKAATKLKDGDNQAAAEKFDKALNKILARVDEWKATDKEQFETDLKVERPTSNLITDIVDTYTESIEALANVTTIRTPMLSLTASPVNTTVTDPEGRTVGPNRSEIPNSSYSELQLEGTDSTEELIFIQDQIPGSYHVEVEPESDAEPTDTYTVAVRSDEQSTQIAAEEQIQDIPSDGYSVSEPSTSTDNQLPTEPGEPSFRDVLGVIKAYQAGSQYNGVEVSFQDVLQVIQAYNEGRDQ from the coding sequence ATGTTAGATGATAATTCGAAAGGTCAAAAAGGTAAAAAATGTGATATTATGACTAATACATCCTCGATCTCAAGTCTTGGACGCCGAACTTTATTGAAATTCGCGGGGGCGAGTGCGGTGGTCGGAACTGCTGGATTGTCAAGTGCTCAAAGTGGATCGGCCGACGGCGGAAGCAGAGAGTGGACATTTTCTACGGATGGTGCCGTTCAGAGTTCACCAACGGTTGTTGATGGTGTTGTCTACGTTGGTAGTGACGATGAGAAATTATACGCACTAGACGCCGCTGATGGGACCGAGCGGTGGCAATTTAATACTGGTGGACCGATTTACTCATCTCCAGCTGTCGTAGAGGATACGGTCTGTATTGCCAGTGAGGCTGGTACTGTTTTTGCAATAAATACCGAAGATGGCACACAGAAATGGAAATTTGAAACCGGACATGATATAAATTCGTCACCAACAGTCGCTGGGGGGACCATTTACATCGGAAGTGGGGATAAAAATGTCTATGCATTATCTGCTTCAGATGGGAGTGAACAGTGGGAGACTCCATTTTCAACTGGTGGAGTAGTTGATTCGTCTCCGACCGTCGTTGACGGGACTGTCTATATCGGGAGTAGTGATAATCATGTCTATGCCATTGATGCTGCAGAAGGTACTGAACAGTGGAGATTTTCGACAGGCCACTCAGTTATCTCATCACCAACAGTCGCTAATGGAACTGTGTACGTCGGAAGCTACGATCGAAATTTCTATGCGATTACTGATGGTTCTCAAAAGTGGAAGACGGACATGGATTCTTCGGTGTATACGTCCCCGACTGTAACTGACGGCTCTGTATATGCCGCAGATTATTCGTTCGGAACCTTGTTTGAACTTGACACTGAGACTGGCGACAGGACACCGATTGCTCCTGATAAGACGAGTAATCCACTCATGTCCTCTCCGACAGTTGCTGACGGTGTCATCTATATCGGAGACGGCGATGGAATGATCTACGCCTTTGACCCGGACGCGAAATCACTTGATCAAGTCACACAGTGGCAGTTTGAAACTGGTGACGTGATTGAATCGTCCCCGACAGTTGTTGATGGTACCGTCTATGTCGGAAGTAATGACGGGTCCGTCTATGCACTCAACGCAGGCGTTTCAGGGGCAAGTAGTGGGACACGAGTTAATCTTGGCACCCTCGGCCACCATTTCAAAGCCGCTAAGTCGGATTCGTCCGGCACTCCGACACCCGAGATCTCACTTGATCGTGATTCACTGCAGTTTGGGGCCACTCTTGTTGGCTCACAGCCGAAAAAGAAATTCACAATTACAAATACTGGCGAGAGTGAGGTAACAATCTCTCCTAAGGTCACCGAAGAAACTTCCTTCATACAGGACTCTTGGATTGTGGAGAAATTTGAGTCGAATGTACCGCCATTTGCGATCCCAGCTGGTGAGACTGTGCCAGTAACTCTCAAATTAGATGCGACTAAAGCGTTTGAACGACTGGGCTCTGATGCTACTTTCTCAATTCCATTCCATGCAGATGGTCAAGAAGTAGCATCTCTCTCGGTTGAAGTGCCGATAATCGGCAGTCCAGACACTTTAACTAAAATGTCCACTGCCGCCACACGGACAGCCGCGATGTTTAGCGAGAGAGAGCAGTATGAAGAGGCCTTTGTTGATGCGATGAATATGTATAAATCCATTGCTAAGATAACATATGAATTAGCTGGGAAAGATTATCAAGATGCCCTCTCGGCATTATTCGATTTGCGAGAGTATTGGAGGGGTTACAGGGAATCGCTTCTGATATCGGGGGCGATTGAGGAATTCTCGGCTAGCAATACGTATAAGACAGCTTATGAGGACGCAGCCGGCCAATTCGAGAAGGCTGCCACAAAACTCAAAGACGGAGATAATCAAGCAGCTGCAGAGAAATTTGACAAAGCCTTGAATAAGATTCTCGCCCGCGTGGATGAGTGGAAAGCTACTGATAAGGAACAGTTTGAGACTGACTTGAAAGTTGAAAGACCGACTTCTAACCTTATCACAGATATTGTTGACACATATACTGAATCAATCGAGGCCCTTGCTAATGTAACTACAATACGAACGCCGATGCTTTCACTTACGGCTTCACCAGTCAACACGACTGTTACCGATCCAGAGGGACGCACTGTTGGCCCGAACCGTAGCGAAATCCCGAATTCATCGTATAGTGAACTACAGCTTGAGGGGACTGACTCAACGGAAGAGTTGATTTTTATCCAGGATCAGATTCCGGGATCATATCACGTTGAAGTAGAGCCGGAATCGGATGCAGAGCCGACTGATACGTACACAGTTGCCGTCAGATCTGATGAGCAGAGTACCCAGATAGCAGCCGAGGAACAGATTCAGGACATCCCATCTGATGGTTACTCTGTCTCAGAGCCTTCGACATCAACTGACAATCAGCTTCCGACGGAACCCGGAGAGCCTTCCTTCCGGGATGTCTTAGGTGTGATCAAAGCGTACCAAGCTGGTAGTCAGTATAATGGCGTGGAGGTGAGCTTTCAGGACGTATTGCAAGTAATCCAGGCATATAATGAGGGACGTGATCAGTAG
- a CDS encoding IS5 family transposase produces the protein MTKLLFRFVKQAVSLAQKRCAASPTAVSDPTGNGFPGWKHVTLHFLRVHMDATYREIVDWASEMDRVRGLLQLARTAFPAPSTLYRSFERVPMSVWRGFLRESATICDPGSHGAIDATFFDRETASRHYQHRSDRHIRTLKTTALVDTDSCAILDLHCSAHWPHDTQTGRRVALRNTEKIESLAGDKGYDDQSLRDALRSEGVRPLLRHRLFAAYDHAHNARLDSELYGQRWMAETAFSAIKRRFGPAVHPRAWYREFRELVVTATVSNLEQALKQ, from the coding sequence GTGACCAAACTACTCTTCCGCTTCGTTAAGCAAGCCGTGTCGCTGGCTCAAAAGCGCTGTGCCGCCAGTCCAACGGCGGTGAGTGATCCGACTGGCAACGGATTTCCCGGCTGGAAGCATGTCACGCTCCACTTTTTGCGAGTTCATATGGATGCGACGTACCGCGAGATTGTTGACTGGGCGAGTGAAATGGATCGGGTTCGTGGGCTGTTACAGCTCGCTCGAACGGCATTTCCCGCACCCTCAACGCTGTACCGGTCGTTTGAGAGGGTGCCCATGTCCGTGTGGCGCGGCTTCCTTCGTGAGTCCGCGACCATCTGCGATCCGGGCTCGCACGGTGCCATCGATGCCACATTCTTCGACCGCGAAACGGCATCGAGACACTACCAACACCGCTCGGATCGCCACATACGGACGCTCAAAACGACGGCGCTCGTCGATACAGATTCGTGTGCCATCCTCGATCTTCACTGCTCGGCACACTGGCCTCACGACACCCAAACTGGCCGTCGAGTTGCCCTTCGTAACACCGAGAAAATCGAGAGTCTCGCCGGTGACAAAGGGTATGACGACCAATCTCTCCGGGACGCCCTCCGTTCAGAGGGCGTCCGGCCCTTGCTGCGTCACCGGCTGTTCGCTGCGTACGATCACGCACACAACGCACGGTTGGACAGCGAGCTATACGGCCAGCGCTGGATGGCCGAGACTGCCTTTTCGGCCATCAAGCGTCGATTCGGCCCCGCTGTCCACCCTCGCGCTTGGTACCGCGAGTTCCGCGAACTCGTGGTGACCGCCACCGTCTCCAATCTCGAACAGGCTCTCAAACAGTGA
- a CDS encoding AAA family ATPase, with protein sequence MILDRQVLDSTAVPDQELIVHRGRELEDCRTALDLLADAPTNSCLVIHGPPGTGKTMIACEVLRRLRQQDALQTAYVDCWEHYSEHHALCEVASALDVGGIIHRNSTPTRELIDALQATTDQRRVVVLDEAEMVTDANLFRTLRERPVWMSSVS encoded by the coding sequence GTGATACTCGACCGGCAAGTCCTCGATTCCACGGCCGTGCCGGATCAGGAGCTGATCGTTCATCGTGGACGGGAGCTCGAGGACTGTCGCACCGCGCTCGATCTCCTCGCTGACGCGCCGACGAACTCCTGTCTCGTCATTCACGGCCCGCCGGGGACGGGCAAGACGATGATCGCTTGCGAAGTCCTCCGCCGGCTCCGACAACAGGATGCGCTCCAGACGGCCTATGTCGACTGCTGGGAACACTACAGCGAACATCACGCCCTGTGCGAGGTCGCGAGCGCCCTGGACGTTGGTGGGATCATCCATCGGAACTCGACTCCGACTCGCGAACTGATCGACGCACTGCAGGCTACTACGGACCAACGGCGGGTGGTCGTCCTCGACGAGGCCGAGATGGTCACTGACGCCAACCTGTTCCGGACGCTTCGGGAGCGCCCCGTTTGGATGTCGTCTGTATCGTGA
- a CDS encoding Cdc6/Cdc18 family protein, producing MDVVCIVNDTGELVEDHPADVRATLDLATTLDFATYSVQQLIAILEARAEHGIRDGVVRKRAIEQLAEAVDGDARLGIAALQAAVETDVEASRDVIYPQDVEPAVKNATRRLHRQTLDRLSDHQQLLYDTIVDAEEIEPGALYDRYATSVREAKSERTVRKYVTKMAHYGLVDVEGTSRDRRYTLDRGGYVDPSVA from the coding sequence TTGGATGTCGTCTGTATCGTGAACGATACTGGCGAGCTCGTCGAGGATCATCCCGCCGACGTTCGGGCAACGCTCGATCTAGCGACCACGCTCGACTTTGCCACCTACTCCGTGCAGCAGTTGATCGCCATCCTCGAGGCCCGTGCGGAACACGGGATTCGGGACGGTGTTGTTCGGAAGCGCGCCATCGAGCAACTTGCCGAGGCCGTGGACGGTGACGCCCGCCTGGGGATCGCGGCACTCCAGGCGGCTGTCGAGACCGACGTCGAAGCGTCTCGGGACGTGATCTATCCCCAGGACGTCGAGCCGGCGGTGAAGAACGCCACGCGCCGACTGCACAGACAAACCTTAGACCGCCTTTCCGACCACCAGCAGCTCCTGTACGACACGATTGTCGACGCGGAGGAAATCGAGCCCGGCGCTCTCTACGACCGCTATGCAACGTCGGTTCGAGAGGCCAAATCGGAGCGGACCGTTCGCAAGTACGTGACGAAGATGGCTCACTACGGTCTCGTTGACGTCGAAGGAACCAGCAGGGATCGTCGGTATACCCTGGACCGCGGCGGCTACGTCGACCCTAGCGTGGCGTGA